Proteins from a genomic interval of Methanobacterium sp.:
- a CDS encoding VOC family protein gives MRQKLNLITLGVSDLGKSLEFYEKGLNWEKSPSSTGDLILFKLGGMVLALYPRKRLAEDVTVEDSPTGFSGSTFSYNAQSESEVDEVIEEVKNLGAEIVKPPQKVFWGGYSGYFKDPDGHLFEVAFNPLWGFDENDDLDLP, from the coding sequence ATGAGGCAAAAACTAAATCTCATCACTTTAGGGGTAAGTGACCTTGGAAAATCCCTGGAATTTTATGAAAAAGGATTGAACTGGGAAAAATCTCCATCAAGTACTGGTGATCTGATTTTATTTAAATTAGGCGGTATGGTTCTGGCTTTGTATCCAAGGAAACGTCTTGCAGAAGATGTAACGGTAGAAGACAGTCCAACTGGTTTTTCAGGTAGTACCTTTTCTTATAATGCCCAATCAGAAAGTGAAGTGGATGAGGTAATTGAAGAAGTTAAAAATTTAGGGGCAGAAATAGTGAAACCTCCTCAGAAAGTATTCTGGGGTGGTTATTCCGGATATTTTAAGGACCCTGATGGTCATCTTTTTGAAGTGGCTTTTAACCCGTTATGGGGATTTGATGAAAACGATGATTTAGATTTACCCTGA
- a CDS encoding SRPBCC family protein: MVKVNEDAPVLAKVEIEIEADLDTVWNIMADIESWPNWNPDVKDVVLHGDLKPGTHFQWKAGPGKITSVLQNVEPPHLLAWTGKTMGVNAIDVFKFEFVNGKTIVKEEESWEGLLSRVIHGKLQKMLEESLESGLKYLKAEAESLKD, from the coding sequence ATGGTTAAGGTCAATGAGGATGCTCCAGTACTGGCTAAGGTAGAAATTGAAATTGAAGCAGATTTGGATACTGTGTGGAATATCATGGCGGATATTGAATCCTGGCCAAATTGGAATCCAGATGTGAAAGATGTTGTTCTTCATGGTGATTTAAAACCAGGAACACATTTCCAGTGGAAAGCAGGACCTGGAAAAATAACATCAGTACTGCAGAATGTGGAACCTCCCCATCTTTTAGCCTGGACCGGGAAGACCATGGGTGTTAACGCCATCGATGTCTTTAAATTTGAGTTTGTAAATGGTAAAACCATTGTCAAAGAAGAAGAATCATGGGAAGGTCTTTTAAGCCGTGTTATCCACGGAAAGTTGCAGAAAATGCTGGAAGAATCTTTAGAGTCCGGTTTGAAATATCTTAAAGCTGAAGCAGAGTCATTAAAAGATTAG
- a CDS encoding L-2-amino-thiazoline-4-carboxylic acid hydrolase, producing the protein MVDEKNYYNSKKSEILAQFNEFCERVGVLIEEKYGKNFKEEVMSEIKEEYESIYGELPYIGGDENSLTRDLVGAAESLAFYLVLKRHGKPLKEIGEMAYNAEEQAFKDHPEAVPPMNNPEFFPYMKYAAEVSLKKRFPGDWVYEFIEGNDEFDLGMDFTECGIQKFYHEYDADEFTPYLCAMDIPMSECGNLGLHRTQTLAEGCERCDFRYNGGRETKVANTVIKKD; encoded by the coding sequence ATGGTTGACGAAAAAAATTACTACAACTCCAAAAAATCAGAGATTTTGGCCCAATTTAATGAGTTCTGTGAACGTGTTGGTGTCTTAATCGAAGAAAAATATGGTAAAAACTTCAAGGAAGAAGTTATGAGTGAGATTAAAGAAGAATATGAATCTATCTATGGAGAATTGCCTTATATTGGTGGAGATGAGAATTCTTTAACCCGTGATCTTGTTGGTGCTGCAGAGAGCCTCGCATTTTATTTAGTTTTAAAAAGGCATGGAAAACCTTTAAAAGAAATTGGGGAGATGGCTTATAATGCAGAAGAACAAGCATTTAAAGATCATCCAGAAGCAGTCCCTCCTATGAACAATCCCGAGTTTTTTCCCTATATGAAATATGCTGCCGAAGTTTCTCTTAAAAAAAGATTTCCAGGAGACTGGGTTTACGAGTTCATAGAGGGAAATGATGAATTTGATTTAGGCATGGATTTTACCGAATGTGGCATACAAAAATTCTACCATGAATATGATGCAGACGAATTCACCCCTTATCTGTGTGCTATGGACATCCCCATGAGTGAATGTGGTAATTTAGGCCTTCACCGAACACAGACACTTGCTGAAGGCTGTGAAAGGTGTGATTTCAGGTATAACGGTGGAAGGGAAACTAAAGTTGCCAATACTGTGATTAAGAAAGATTGA
- a CDS encoding ABC transporter permease yields MSELRGISALWRRELIRFIRDRSRLISSVITPILWLVIFGGGLGLSISAATGLNYTQFLLPGIIAQTLLFTAIFLGISVIWDRQFGFMKEILVAPISRVSIFAGKMFGVGTAAIIQGIIVIILGYLIGVPLSLYAVSMAVPLMIIITIGLTCIGLVIASLMTSLESFGTIVTFVNMPMFFLSGALFPVTNLPAWIRWTFYINPLTYGVDALRGVMISGWQTLLPLEYDILIICAFDVVMVVIGTYLFSKRQ; encoded by the coding sequence ATAAGCGAACTGAGAGGGATTTCTGCTTTATGGCGGCGTGAACTTATACGTTTCATCCGGGATCGCTCCCGATTGATCAGCTCAGTGATAACACCGATTTTATGGCTTGTAATCTTTGGTGGAGGTTTAGGACTTTCCATCTCAGCAGCCACTGGTCTTAACTACACTCAATTCCTCCTACCCGGGATTATTGCACAAACACTTCTTTTTACAGCAATATTTCTGGGCATATCCGTGATATGGGATAGGCAGTTTGGTTTTATGAAGGAGATACTGGTAGCACCCATTAGCCGGGTATCCATCTTTGCCGGTAAAATGTTTGGAGTCGGCACCGCAGCCATTATACAGGGAATTATCGTTATCATACTCGGATATCTTATTGGAGTGCCCCTGAGTCTGTATGCAGTTAGCATGGCAGTACCCCTGATGATAATAATTACAATAGGTTTAACCTGCATTGGTCTGGTCATCGCCAGTCTCATGACCAGTCTGGAAAGCTTTGGGACAATTGTAACCTTTGTTAACATGCCCATGTTCTTCTTAAGCGGAGCACTATTCCCAGTTACCAACTTACCAGCCTGGATAAGGTGGACTTTCTATATCAACCCCCTCACCTATGGGGTGGATGCTTTGCGGGGAGTCATGATAAGTGGCTGGCAAACTCTACTGCCACTCGAGTATGATATATTGATTATATGCGCCTTTGACGTGGTTATGGTGGTTATTGGAACTTATCTTTTCAGTAAAAGACAGTAA
- a CDS encoding ATP-binding cassette domain-containing protein — translation MKAIETLDLTKRFGSLTAVDKVSLQVDQGEIFGLLGPNGAGKSTFISMLCTILKPSQGTAKVEGYDINSEASNVRRSIGIVFQDPSIDDKLTGMENMELHADLYDVPRDLMHSRIEEVLQLVELEDRASNFVNTYSGGMRRRLEIARSLIHYPKVLFLDEPTIGLDPQSRDHIWNYIKDLKKRENITIILTTHYMEEADKLCDRIAIIDRSRIIALDTPQNLKSELEGETIIIESSDNDLLSRKLTEVKLADTILKTNNELNLCVENAHTALARIVELAVSLGIHIDNITIREPDLNDVFMHFTGREIRDGGGTKALSGMGAAMRRRIK, via the coding sequence ATGAAGGCCATAGAAACCCTAGACCTCACAAAAAGATTCGGCAGCCTAACAGCCGTGGATAAGGTGAGTTTACAGGTGGATCAGGGGGAAATATTTGGGTTATTAGGCCCTAACGGTGCCGGTAAAAGCACATTCATCTCCATGTTATGCACTATTTTGAAACCCTCACAGGGCACAGCCAAGGTTGAAGGTTATGATATTAATAGTGAGGCCTCGAATGTACGGCGTTCCATAGGCATAGTCTTCCAGGATCCCAGTATAGATGATAAACTCACCGGCATGGAGAACATGGAATTGCACGCAGATTTATATGACGTGCCCCGAGACTTGATGCACTCCCGGATAGAAGAAGTATTGCAACTGGTGGAATTAGAGGATCGTGCCTCCAATTTCGTTAACACCTATTCTGGTGGTATGAGACGCAGATTAGAGATAGCAAGAAGTTTGATCCACTATCCTAAAGTATTATTCCTGGATGAACCCACCATCGGCCTGGATCCCCAAAGCCGTGACCACATCTGGAATTATATAAAGGATTTAAAGAAACGAGAGAACATAACCATTATCCTCACCACCCATTACATGGAGGAAGCAGATAAACTCTGCGACCGCATCGCCATTATTGACCGAAGCAGGATCATCGCCCTGGACACTCCCCAAAACCTTAAAAGTGAACTGGAAGGGGAGACCATCATCATCGAGTCCAGTGATAACGATCTCTTATCCCGTAAACTAACTGAAGTCAAACTTGCTGATACCATTCTTAAAACTAATAATGAACTTAACTTGTGTGTTGAAAATGCCCACACCGCCCTGGCCCGTATAGTTGAGCTGGCAGTGTCATTGGGTATACACATTGATAACATAACCATCAGAGAACCAGATTTAAACGATGTTTTCATGCATTTCACTGGTCGTGAAATCCGTGATGGTGGTGGCACCAAAGCACTCAGCGGCATGGGCGCTGCAATGAGGAGGCGGATAAAATAA
- a CDS encoding MarR family winged helix-turn-helix transcriptional regulator, protein MEDERLDKIVDDLYLFFPLFRKKIFKHKRRLHQGKIPHSYYHVLKILDKHGDLPMSEIGRKVHISKSNMTSLIDKLVENGLTERLPDQNDRRVINISITNKGKDILRDWRKYSNNEIKKSLSVLSEEDLEKFYESVENIKDILYKLGND, encoded by the coding sequence ATGGAAGATGAAAGACTAGACAAAATAGTGGACGATCTGTACCTTTTTTTCCCACTTTTTAGGAAAAAAATCTTCAAACATAAAAGAAGGTTGCATCAAGGGAAAATACCACACTCATATTATCACGTGCTGAAAATACTCGATAAACATGGGGACCTACCCATGTCTGAAATTGGGAGAAAAGTTCACATATCCAAATCAAACATGACCTCTTTAATCGATAAACTTGTTGAAAATGGATTAACAGAACGGTTACCTGATCAAAACGATCGAAGAGTGATTAATATCTCCATCACCAATAAAGGAAAGGATATTTTAAGGGACTGGCGAAAGTATTCCAATAATGAGATTAAAAAGAGCCTATCGGTTCTATCCGAGGAAGATCTGGAGAAATTCTACGAGTCAGTTGAGAATATTAAAGATATTCTCTATAAATTAGGAAATGATTAA
- a CDS encoding carotenoid biosynthesis protein: protein MGNETVKKDGKGFSKLRWSLILVFLIANILVVFSYSNTNLLALDTFLVTALLFILAVVHGTERYGKKNILIFFLITWAVSFSFENLSIATGFPFGFYHYSPSLGLLTVPLIIIFAYFAIGYLSWVLSHILTGQYSKKLEGKQIFIVPFIAAFIMVMWDLSVDPISSTLQGFWVWTYPGAYFGVPISNFFGWFLVVYLFFQIFALYLYKYDSVNVKIVSKLSNKPYWIEATVVYGITGLGTILSIFYQYNDITVSMALITVFTMIFVTILALINILNNPELK from the coding sequence ATGGGAAATGAAACGGTTAAAAAAGATGGAAAAGGATTTAGCAAGTTAAGATGGTCGTTAATACTGGTTTTCTTAATAGCAAACATTCTCGTAGTTTTTTCTTACAGCAATACCAATCTACTTGCACTGGATACCTTTTTAGTAACTGCTCTTCTATTTATCCTTGCAGTGGTCCATGGAACCGAGCGCTATGGAAAAAAGAATATTCTAATCTTTTTCCTCATCACCTGGGCAGTTAGCTTCTCTTTTGAAAACCTGAGCATAGCCACAGGCTTCCCATTTGGGTTTTATCATTACTCTCCTTCTTTAGGACTGTTAACTGTCCCATTAATAATTATATTCGCCTATTTTGCAATAGGATACCTATCATGGGTGCTATCACACATATTAACCGGCCAATACAGCAAAAAACTTGAGGGAAAACAGATCTTCATAGTACCATTCATAGCTGCATTCATCATGGTAATGTGGGATTTAAGTGTTGACCCCATATCATCCACCTTACAGGGCTTCTGGGTGTGGACTTATCCTGGGGCTTACTTTGGGGTTCCCATTTCCAACTTCTTTGGTTGGTTCCTGGTGGTTTACCTGTTCTTCCAGATATTCGCCTTGTATCTTTACAAATACGACTCTGTTAATGTGAAAATAGTTTCTAAACTTTCTAATAAACCTTACTGGATTGAAGCAACTGTTGTTTATGGTATAACTGGTCTGGGCACCATACTATCCATTTTTTACCAGTACAATGACATTACAGTTTCCATGGCTCTTATCACGGTTTTCACCATGATATTTGTGACCATACTGGCCCTGATTAACATTTTGAATAATCCAGAACTAAAGTAA
- a CDS encoding winged helix DNA-binding domain-containing protein has product MNPSEIAMARLLNQQLIHTKFKKPDELISQMGAIQGQDYPGAKWAVGLRLPGTRDADVEKAITEKSIFRTWLMRGTLHLVAAKDIHWMLKLLAPRIITSNARRYWELELDEKTLKHSNNVLKKALEGGRELNRKELLAVLQKRRISTEGQRAAYMLQRASLDGIICQCGVEHNNPIYMSMDSIPKSSLKREAALAELARRYFKSRGPATIGDFIWWSGLLATDARTGSEAVKSEFIQERVGGEIYWYSGSKPNIPDMPVAHLLPTYDEYLFAYRDRSASLNLKKTIMGLKNRYRPTIAINGQIIGTWKRTFKKSQVLMEYHPFITLNRNEKHALSEAELFYSEFLDLPVVK; this is encoded by the coding sequence ATGAATCCATCTGAAATTGCAATGGCAAGACTTCTAAATCAACAGCTCATCCATACCAAGTTCAAGAAGCCAGATGAACTAATCTCTCAGATGGGGGCTATTCAGGGCCAGGATTACCCTGGTGCTAAATGGGCGGTGGGCCTCCGCCTGCCAGGGACTCGTGATGCCGATGTGGAGAAGGCAATCACCGAAAAAAGCATCTTCAGAACCTGGCTCATGCGAGGTACCCTGCATTTAGTCGCTGCAAAGGATATTCACTGGATGCTGAAGCTCCTAGCACCCCGTATCATTACAAGTAATGCACGCAGGTACTGGGAGCTTGAATTAGATGAAAAAACTCTAAAACACAGTAATAATGTGTTAAAAAAGGCTCTTGAAGGTGGTAGGGAACTTAATCGGAAGGAATTACTGGCTGTTCTCCAGAAGAGGCGGATCTCCACAGAAGGGCAGCGAGCTGCTTACATGTTACAGAGGGCTTCTCTTGATGGGATTATCTGCCAGTGTGGAGTGGAACATAATAATCCCATCTACATGTCAATGGATTCCATCCCAAAAAGTAGCCTGAAACGTGAAGCAGCACTGGCAGAGCTGGCTAGGCGTTACTTTAAAAGCCGTGGCCCGGCTACAATTGGAGATTTCATCTGGTGGTCCGGACTACTGGCAACTGATGCCCGGACCGGTTCAGAAGCAGTTAAGTCCGAATTCATCCAGGAAAGAGTTGGTGGCGAGATATACTGGTATTCTGGATCAAAACCTAATATACCTGATATGCCTGTAGCCCATCTTTTGCCCACCTATGATGAGTACTTATTTGCCTACCGGGATCGAAGTGCTTCCCTGAATCTTAAAAAAACTATAATGGGTTTGAAAAATCGTTACAGGCCCACCATTGCCATCAATGGTCAGATTATTGGCACCTGGAAGCGCACATTCAAAAAGAGTCAAGTGTTGATGGAGTACCATCCCTTCATAACACTCAACAGGAATGAAAAGCATGCTTTAAGTGAAGCAGAACTTTTTTACAGTGAATTCCTAGACTTGCCTGTTGTAAAATAG